The genomic region ACGGCGCGGGCCACTTCTACGGCACGGTCCTGGAGTGGGACCCGCCGCGGCGCATCACCGTGCGCAGCCGCCTCCATCCCGGCACGATCATGGACACGACCAACTCCGTCGAGCCCACCGAGTCGGGCGCGGTGCTGCGCTCCTCGCGCGTCATCGTCGGGCCGATCACGGACGAGCAGGAGCGGGGCATCCGCTTCCACGGCGACCTCGCCCGCTTCGCGGAAGCGATCCGTGCGGTCGTGGAGGGCGAGCCCAGCGCGCCAGCGCAGGGCGGCCGAGCCGGGGGGCCCGAGGTCGCCTGACCCGCGCCCAGCGGCCGGAAGCCGTGCGCCCGGGGTCGCCTGACCCGCGCCCAGTGGCCGGAAGCCGCGCGCCGGCCGGCGCTAGACTCGAGCGTGTCGGCCTACCAGTTAGGCCCCTTCGTGCTCGGCGCGCCGAGGTTCTACGCGGCGCTCGGCCTGGTAGTGCTGGTGCTCGCTGCCGAGGTGGCGGCGTGGCGGGGCAGGCTGGTCGCGCGCGGGGCGGAGCATCGCGCGCGAGCCGGACATGGTGAGGTGGCCGCTCCCGGAGAGGAGGAGCCCGCTCTTCCCGCGGAGGGGCTCGAAACTGCGCCTCCCTCCGCCGCCTGGGCGTGGAACGCCGCGCTGGCCGTCCTGGTGGGCGCCCGCCTCGGCTTCGTCCTCGAGAACCTGGGCGCCTTCGTCGCCCGGCCGCTCGAGGTGCTCCAGTTCTGGCAGGGCGGGTTCTCGCCGTGGTGGGGAGTCGGCGCCGGAGCGTTGACAGCCGCGTGGTCGGTGGCCAGGCGGAGAGTGGCCGTGGGCGCGGTCGCGCTGTCGGCGGTCCTCGCTCTCGGAGCCTGGCTCGGGGTCCCGGCGCTGCTCACCCCCGCCGAGCAGCAGGCGCGTCGCCTGCCAGGCCTCGTGCTCGAGAGGCTAGAGGGCGGCGAGCTCGACCTCGCGTCGCTGCGGGGACAGCCGGTCGTGATCAACATGTGGGCCACGTGGTGCCCGCCGTGCCGCCGCGAGCTGCCGATGCTGGCGTCGGCGGCGCGCACCTACCCCGACGTACGCTTCGTCTTCGCCGACCAGGCGGAGTCGCGCGAGGCCGTCCTGGCCTACCTGGCCGAACGCCAGGAGCTGGAGCTGCCTGACGTCGTGCTGGACGCGAACGCGAGCCTCTCCGGCGAGTTCGGCACCATCGGCCTGCCCACCACGTTGTTCTTCGACGCCGAGGGGAACCACGTGCTCACGCACGCGGGCGAGCTGTCGTCGGTGCTGGTGGTCAACTACCTGGCCGACCTCAGGCGCGGGGAGCGGTAGGCGGATGGTAGGGGGCAGGCGTCGGCGCGCCGGGGAGCGCCCAGGCGGAG from Trueperaceae bacterium harbors:
- a CDS encoding TlpA disulfide reductase family protein, yielding MSAYQLGPFVLGAPRFYAALGLVVLVLAAEVAAWRGRLVARGAEHRARAGHGEVAAPGEEEPALPAEGLETAPPSAAWAWNAALAVLVGARLGFVLENLGAFVARPLEVLQFWQGGFSPWWGVGAGALTAAWSVARRRVAVGAVALSAVLALGAWLGVPALLTPAEQQARRLPGLVLERLEGGELDLASLRGQPVVINMWATWCPPCRRELPMLASAARTYPDVRFVFADQAESREAVLAYLAERQELELPDVVLDANASLSGEFGTIGLPTTLFFDAEGNHVLTHAGELSSVLVVNYLADLRRGER